Proteins encoded by one window of Oreochromis niloticus isolate F11D_XX linkage group LG17, O_niloticus_UMD_NMBU, whole genome shotgun sequence:
- the dyrk2 gene encoding dual specificity tyrosine-phosphorylation-regulated kinase 2 isoform X2, translating to MSDAVQLSSQSQGHVTQLYEENTNKRPVLTSQPNGLAPISSSRPGLPLPDRQTSASEPAHHHRQSSAASNKSTDNKPKVNPMTPEQAMKQFMSKISSFEHHEVFSYPEVYFVGQNAKKRQGVIGGANNGGYDDDQGSYIHVPHDHIAYRYEVLKVIGKGSFGQVVKAFDHKTQTHVALKMVRNEKRFHRQAAEEIRILEHLKKQDKDSSMNVIHMLENFTFRNHICMTFELLSMNLYELIKKNKFQGFSLPLVRKFAHSILQCLDALHKNRIIHCDLKPENILLKQQGRSGIKVIDFGSSCYEHQRVYTYIQSRFYRAPEVILGSRYGMPIDMWSLGCILAELLTGYPLLPGEDEADQLACIIELLGMPSQKLLDGSKRAKNFVSSKGYPRYCTVTTLPDGTTVLNSGRSRRGKMRGPPGSKDWSTALKGCDDAHFIDFLKQCLEWDPALRITPNHALRHPWLRRRLPKPPSGTTAGEKTSSSKRGTTTTDGAITSISKLTTTSTTTSSSSKTRTNLAAITDANGNIQPRTVLPKLVS from the exons TCTATGAGGAGAACACCAACAAGCGCCCGGtgctgacctcccagcccaatGGGCTGGCTCCAATCAGCTCGTCCCGACCGGGTTTGCCGCTGCCAGACCGGCAGACCTCGGCGTCAGAGCCTGCCCACCACCACCGCCAGAGCAGCGCAGCCTCAAACAAGTCGACGGACAACAAGCCGAAGGTCAACCCCATGACCCCGGAGCAGGCCATGAAGCAGTTCATGTCCAAAATTTCGTCATTCGAGCACCACGAGGTGTTCAGCTACCCCGAGG TGTATTTTGTTGGCCAGAATGCCAAGAAGAGGCAGGGGGTCATCGGTGGAGCCAACAACGGGGGCTATGACGATGATCAGGGGTCTTACATCCACGTACCACATGACCACATCGCATATCGCTACGAAGTCTTGAAGGTCATCGGCAAGGGCAGCTTTGGACAG GTGGTGAAGGCCTTCGACCACAAGACTCAGACCCACGTGGCTCTGAAGATGGTCCGCAACGAGAAGCGCTTCCACCGGCAGGCGGCAGAGGAGATCCGCATCCTGGAGCACCTGAAGAAGCAGGACAAGGATTCGAGCATGAACGTCATCCACATGCTGGAGAACTTCACCTTTCGAAACCACATCTGCATGACCTTCGAGCTCCTCAGCATGAACCTGTACGAGCTCATCAAGAAGAACAAGTTTCAGGGCTTCAGCCTCCCGCTGGTCAGGAAGTTTGCCCACTCCATCCTGCAGTGTCTGGATGCGCTGCACAAGAACCGCATCATCCACTGCGATCTCAAGCCCGAGAACATTTTACTGAAACAGCAGGGACGCAGCGGCATCAAG gTCATAGACTTTGGTTCCAGCTGTTATGAACATCAGAGGGTTTACACCTACATCCAGTCCAGGTTCTACAGAGCACCGGAGGTTATTCTGG GCTCCAGGTATGGGATGCCCATCGACATGTGGTCTCTGGGCTGTATCCTTGCCGAGCTGCTCACCGGTTACCCCCTGCTGCCGGGTGAAGATGAGGCTGACCAGCTTGCCTGCATCATCGAACTCCTGGGAATGCCCAGTCAGAAGCTCCTTGACGGCTCCAAGAGAGCGAAAAACTTTGTGTCATCTAAAGGCTACCCACGGTACTGCACCGTGACCACGCTACCTGACGGCACCACAGTGCTGAACAGCGGGCGCTCGCGGCGGGGAAAAATGCGCGGCCCCCCGGGCAGTAAGGACTGGAGCACGGCGCTGAAGGGCTGCGATGACGCGCACTTCATCGACTTCCTCAAACAGTGTCTAGAGTGGGACCCGGCACTCAGGATCACTCCCAATCATGCGCTTCGGCACCCGTGGCTGAGGAGGCGGCTTCCAAAGCCTCCGTCAGGAACCACAGCAGGAGAAAAGACCTCATCGTCCAAACGTGGCACGACCACCACTGATGGCGCCATCACCTCCATCTCAAAACTCACCACCACCTCAACCACCACGTCGTCCTCCTCAAAAACCAGGACTAACTTAGCAGCTATTACGGACGCCAACGGAAACATCCAGCCGAGGACAGTGCTGCCCAAACTGGTCAGCTGA